A single Xiphias gladius isolate SHS-SW01 ecotype Sanya breed wild chromosome 22, ASM1685928v1, whole genome shotgun sequence DNA region contains:
- the si:dkeyp-97a10.3 gene encoding dual specificity protein kinase splA isoform X2 yields MNMRAGGKCFVLLSANVLAQDQVQIQFQRDPVLVQTGTEIVFTVLTVPQILSMTWKYQGEVTLGLWAGGAAVVNPVSQFEGRVTITATQLRIGGAQLRDAGNYTVNVIPSATTGLTPNSRSIQLSVFDAVAGVSLVVPSVAVEGRNVSLRCTWTAGTEITVQWGKGGAAITANSRISISGGSLVINPARRGDAGRYTCTVRNFVSAQTATQSLTVYYGPDTPVLTKDTPKECVGEGDVLLGQTVRLTCVSDSLPPALFSWQRDGQTVASGQPDSGVLSLQTFSTNESGRYVCTARNSITGGTTEQGTVLAIVDTCLNVGEVVGIVIGGLLLIIIIVLLIVLIVFLERRKREQLRQRDTVVVQKTNPNPRPIPPDPQPNGARELGQGPQPPHYHVNTHTLHPERLYTALHESRGNPQTLPLNGLHNTDTHQHNGRTHTNGLLHNAIQNTNSYPHNGIDNPAFTHTDAQNANTLPNTQQQNSNILIQAGTAQGGNQPPAVHVSLNTLPQTAQHNNAQMPTIHVNLNSYSTNGQQTQQDHSFSPSNTANNNALQTQQNLSHTGQSNPRMQSGQSYPSDPQLNLPIDAGNQAQPGLIPTGYTHFNISQQNADTQTYQPDTAHHRRSDRNSERHDATPSSSRQQMPWDRLRGTPSYPSDMLQRRQLSPEFNSDTTDYTTHPPIRDARTPNRSQPQTTSRSRVPTRQDAPSVDRQTRSRSTDPRGQNTRSVTQLQATHHTQRSPRTQRENDQRDIRGLPGSQTAPRQEATHSNNPQALPLMSQQVTVGHSAMSHGLTTQQGLTAPQGADTRALADPNHLSQAHMAQQHRTATIQTPPQGLAMQTQPVIHGANHPRQGGTAPILYPSAQPNPSNLTQAAVKAHTERAQTFQNQKQQTWAALRHPGPQARAPAAGAQHPPTPPPVIPLARFQTLPKEHTQHKSPTRGPQPPRPPVNIPVAQRNLQVQQRPNVQRHPATMSANRHHHPGNGHMHVSAHRHAHAHAHAHAHAHAHAHAHSRAHARGNGHPAHFTNQRQQQAHRGRPR; encoded by the exons ATGAACATGAGGGCAGGGGGAAAATGCTTTG TCCTCCTCTCTGCCAATGTGCTGGCTCAGGACCAGGTACAGATCCAGTTCCAGAGAGACCCGGTGCTGGTTCAAACCGGTACTGAGATAGTGTTTACAGTGCTGACGGTGCCTCAGATCCTGTCCATGACATGGAAATACCAAGGAGAAGTCACTCTGGGTCTGTGGGCTGGGGGAGCTGCAGTAGTTAATCCAGTGTCCCAGTTCGAGGGCAGGGTCACCATCACTGCCACCCAGCTCCGAATCGGAGGGGCCCAGCTCCGAGATGCAGGGAACTACACGGTGAACGTGATCCCCTCTGCTACCACAGGCCTGACTCCTAACTCCAGATCAATACAGCTGAGTGTGTTTG ATGCAGTGGCCGGCGTGAGTCTGGTCGTTCCGTCAGTGGCGGTGGAGGGGAGAAATGTGTCCCTGAGGTGTACATGGACTGCTGGGACAGAGATTACGGTCCAGTGGGGCAAAGGAGGCGCAGCCATCACTGCCAACTCCAGAATCAGCATCTCGGGTGGCTCTCTTGTCATCAACCCAGCCAGACGGGGTGATGCCGGGAGGTACACATGTACCGTCAGAAACTTTGTCAGCGCCCAAACTGCCACACAAAGCCTCACTGTCTACT ATGGCCCTGACACCCCTGTGCTGACCAAGGACACCCCAAAAGAGTGTGTCGGGGAAGGGGATGTGTTGCTGGGACAGACGGTGCGTCTCACCTGCGTGTCTGACTCGCTGCCCCCTGCCCTCTTCTCATGGCAACGTGACGGACAGACTGTTGCATCGGGCCAGCCAGACAGCGGGGTCCTCAGCCTTCAGACTTTCTCAACCAATGAGAGCGGCCGGTACGTCTGCACGGCTAGAAACAGCATCACCGGAGGCACGACGGAGCAGGGGACAGTCTTGGCCATCGTAG ACACATGCCTAAATGTAGGGGAAGTGGTGGGGATTGTGATTGGAGGTTTGCTGCTGATCATAATCATCGTGCTCCTCATTGTGCTCATTGTTTTTCTTGAGCGAAGGAAGAGGG AACAGTTGAGACAAAGAGATACTGTGGTTGTTCAGAAGACCAACCCAAATCCAAGGCCTATA CCTCCAGATCCACAACCTAATGGTGCAAGGGAATTGGGCCAAGGTCCCCAGCCCCCCCACTAtcacgtgaacacacacacactccaccctGAACGCTTATACACAGCCCTGCACGAAAGCCGTGGCAACCCACAGACACTGCCGCTGAATGGCCTGCataacactgacacacaccaacacaatggTCGTACTCACACAAATGGACTCCTACACAATGCTATTCAGAACACTAATTCATACCCACACAATGGCATTGACAACCCggctttcacacacactgatgctcagaatgcaaacacactcccaaacacacagcagcaaaatTCTAACATTCTCATACAGGCTGGCACTGCCCAGGGCGGCAACCAGCCACCAGCTGTCCACGTCAGCCTCAACACACTGCCACAAACTGCCCAGCATAACAACGCACAAATGCCTACCATTCATGTCAATCTTAACTCATACTCAACCAACGGCCAACAGACTCAGCAAGAccattcattttctccttccaACACAGCTAATAATAACGCTTTACAAACCCAACAGAACCTCTCCCATACAGGGCAGTCAAATCCCAGAATGCAAAGTGGGCAGTCGTATCCTAGTGACCCCCAACTGAATCTTCCCATAGACGCAGGTAATCAAGCTCAGCCTGGACTTATACCAACTGgttacacacattttaacatttcccagcaaaatgcagacacacagacctaCCAGCCAGACACAGCGCATCATAGACGGTCTGATAGAAACTCAGAAAGACACGATGCCACTCCCAGCTCCTCCCGTCAACAGATGCCATGGGATCGCCTCCGAGGGACACCTTCGTATCCCAGCGATATGCTTCAAAGAAGACAGCTATCACCTGAGTTCAACTCCGACACTACAGACTACACTACCCATCCTCCCATAAGAGACGCAAGAACGCCAAACAGATCTCAGCCCCAAACCACTTCACGGAGCAGAGTTCCGACCAGACAAGATGCACCATCAGTGGACAGACAGACGCGGAGCCGTTCAACCGATCCTCGAGGCCAGAACACTCGCAGTGTAACGCAGCTTCAGGctacacaccacacacagagaagccCCCGCACACAAAGGGAGAATGATCAGCGAGACATCAGAGGTCTGCCTGGTAGCCAGACTGCCCCCAGGCAGGAAGCCACACACAGCAATAACCCCCAGGCACTGCCTCTCATGAGCCAGCAGGTTACTGTAGGACACTCTGCCATGTCACACGGACTCACAACACAACAAGGACTGACTGCACCACAGGGTGCAGATACAAGAGCTTTGGCTGACCCTAATCACCTTTCACAGGCACACATGGCCCAGCAACATAGAACAGCAACAATCCAAACACCACCACAAGGCCTGGCCATGCAGACACAGCCTGTCATACATGGTGCCAATCACCCTCGCCAAGGAGGCACTGCTCCAATCCTGTACCCTTCGGCCCAGCCTAATCCCAGTAACCTAACCCAGGCTGCAGTTAAAGCCCACACTGAGAGAGCTCAAACATTTCAGAATCAGAAACAACAGACCTGGGCTGCCCTGCGTCATCCCGGTCCACAGGCTCGAGCTCCTGCTGCTGGGGCTCAGCATCCAccaactcctcctcctgttATACCCCTCGCACGGTTCCAGACCCTCCCCAAGGAACACACTCAGCACAAATCCCCAACTAGAGGTCCTCAGCCCCCCAGGCCTCCAGTCAACATACCAGTGGCTCAACGAAACTTACAAGTACAACAGCGGCCCAATGTGCAGCGCCATCCTGCCACCATGTCTGCCAACCGTCATCACCATCCTGGAAATGGACACATGCATGTCAGTGCACACAGGCATGCCCATGCCCATGCCCATGCCCATGCCCATGCCCATGCCCATGCCCATGCCCATTCCCGTGCCCATGCCCGTGGCAATGGGCACCCTGCCCACTTCACCAACCAACGACAG CAACAAGCTCATAGAGGGAGACCAAGATGA
- the si:dkeyp-97a10.3 gene encoding dual specificity protein kinase splA isoform X1 — protein MRQPWLLISLSLAVLLSANVLAQDQVQIQFQRDPVLVQTGTEIVFTVLTVPQILSMTWKYQGEVTLGLWAGGAAVVNPVSQFEGRVTITATQLRIGGAQLRDAGNYTVNVIPSATTGLTPNSRSIQLSVFDAVAGVSLVVPSVAVEGRNVSLRCTWTAGTEITVQWGKGGAAITANSRISISGGSLVINPARRGDAGRYTCTVRNFVSAQTATQSLTVYYGPDTPVLTKDTPKECVGEGDVLLGQTVRLTCVSDSLPPALFSWQRDGQTVASGQPDSGVLSLQTFSTNESGRYVCTARNSITGGTTEQGTVLAIVDTCLNVGEVVGIVIGGLLLIIIIVLLIVLIVFLERRKREQLRQRDTVVVQKTNPNPRPIPPDPQPNGARELGQGPQPPHYHVNTHTLHPERLYTALHESRGNPQTLPLNGLHNTDTHQHNGRTHTNGLLHNAIQNTNSYPHNGIDNPAFTHTDAQNANTLPNTQQQNSNILIQAGTAQGGNQPPAVHVSLNTLPQTAQHNNAQMPTIHVNLNSYSTNGQQTQQDHSFSPSNTANNNALQTQQNLSHTGQSNPRMQSGQSYPSDPQLNLPIDAGNQAQPGLIPTGYTHFNISQQNADTQTYQPDTAHHRRSDRNSERHDATPSSSRQQMPWDRLRGTPSYPSDMLQRRQLSPEFNSDTTDYTTHPPIRDARTPNRSQPQTTSRSRVPTRQDAPSVDRQTRSRSTDPRGQNTRSVTQLQATHHTQRSPRTQRENDQRDIRGLPGSQTAPRQEATHSNNPQALPLMSQQVTVGHSAMSHGLTTQQGLTAPQGADTRALADPNHLSQAHMAQQHRTATIQTPPQGLAMQTQPVIHGANHPRQGGTAPILYPSAQPNPSNLTQAAVKAHTERAQTFQNQKQQTWAALRHPGPQARAPAAGAQHPPTPPPVIPLARFQTLPKEHTQHKSPTRGPQPPRPPVNIPVAQRNLQVQQRPNVQRHPATMSANRHHHPGNGHMHVSAHRHAHAHAHAHAHAHAHAHAHSRAHARGNGHPAHFTNQRQQQAHRGRPR, from the exons ATGAGACAACCTTGGCTTCTTATCAGTCTGTCGCTGGCAG TCCTCCTCTCTGCCAATGTGCTGGCTCAGGACCAGGTACAGATCCAGTTCCAGAGAGACCCGGTGCTGGTTCAAACCGGTACTGAGATAGTGTTTACAGTGCTGACGGTGCCTCAGATCCTGTCCATGACATGGAAATACCAAGGAGAAGTCACTCTGGGTCTGTGGGCTGGGGGAGCTGCAGTAGTTAATCCAGTGTCCCAGTTCGAGGGCAGGGTCACCATCACTGCCACCCAGCTCCGAATCGGAGGGGCCCAGCTCCGAGATGCAGGGAACTACACGGTGAACGTGATCCCCTCTGCTACCACAGGCCTGACTCCTAACTCCAGATCAATACAGCTGAGTGTGTTTG ATGCAGTGGCCGGCGTGAGTCTGGTCGTTCCGTCAGTGGCGGTGGAGGGGAGAAATGTGTCCCTGAGGTGTACATGGACTGCTGGGACAGAGATTACGGTCCAGTGGGGCAAAGGAGGCGCAGCCATCACTGCCAACTCCAGAATCAGCATCTCGGGTGGCTCTCTTGTCATCAACCCAGCCAGACGGGGTGATGCCGGGAGGTACACATGTACCGTCAGAAACTTTGTCAGCGCCCAAACTGCCACACAAAGCCTCACTGTCTACT ATGGCCCTGACACCCCTGTGCTGACCAAGGACACCCCAAAAGAGTGTGTCGGGGAAGGGGATGTGTTGCTGGGACAGACGGTGCGTCTCACCTGCGTGTCTGACTCGCTGCCCCCTGCCCTCTTCTCATGGCAACGTGACGGACAGACTGTTGCATCGGGCCAGCCAGACAGCGGGGTCCTCAGCCTTCAGACTTTCTCAACCAATGAGAGCGGCCGGTACGTCTGCACGGCTAGAAACAGCATCACCGGAGGCACGACGGAGCAGGGGACAGTCTTGGCCATCGTAG ACACATGCCTAAATGTAGGGGAAGTGGTGGGGATTGTGATTGGAGGTTTGCTGCTGATCATAATCATCGTGCTCCTCATTGTGCTCATTGTTTTTCTTGAGCGAAGGAAGAGGG AACAGTTGAGACAAAGAGATACTGTGGTTGTTCAGAAGACCAACCCAAATCCAAGGCCTATA CCTCCAGATCCACAACCTAATGGTGCAAGGGAATTGGGCCAAGGTCCCCAGCCCCCCCACTAtcacgtgaacacacacacactccaccctGAACGCTTATACACAGCCCTGCACGAAAGCCGTGGCAACCCACAGACACTGCCGCTGAATGGCCTGCataacactgacacacaccaacacaatggTCGTACTCACACAAATGGACTCCTACACAATGCTATTCAGAACACTAATTCATACCCACACAATGGCATTGACAACCCggctttcacacacactgatgctcagaatgcaaacacactcccaaacacacagcagcaaaatTCTAACATTCTCATACAGGCTGGCACTGCCCAGGGCGGCAACCAGCCACCAGCTGTCCACGTCAGCCTCAACACACTGCCACAAACTGCCCAGCATAACAACGCACAAATGCCTACCATTCATGTCAATCTTAACTCATACTCAACCAACGGCCAACAGACTCAGCAAGAccattcattttctccttccaACACAGCTAATAATAACGCTTTACAAACCCAACAGAACCTCTCCCATACAGGGCAGTCAAATCCCAGAATGCAAAGTGGGCAGTCGTATCCTAGTGACCCCCAACTGAATCTTCCCATAGACGCAGGTAATCAAGCTCAGCCTGGACTTATACCAACTGgttacacacattttaacatttcccagcaaaatgcagacacacagacctaCCAGCCAGACACAGCGCATCATAGACGGTCTGATAGAAACTCAGAAAGACACGATGCCACTCCCAGCTCCTCCCGTCAACAGATGCCATGGGATCGCCTCCGAGGGACACCTTCGTATCCCAGCGATATGCTTCAAAGAAGACAGCTATCACCTGAGTTCAACTCCGACACTACAGACTACACTACCCATCCTCCCATAAGAGACGCAAGAACGCCAAACAGATCTCAGCCCCAAACCACTTCACGGAGCAGAGTTCCGACCAGACAAGATGCACCATCAGTGGACAGACAGACGCGGAGCCGTTCAACCGATCCTCGAGGCCAGAACACTCGCAGTGTAACGCAGCTTCAGGctacacaccacacacagagaagccCCCGCACACAAAGGGAGAATGATCAGCGAGACATCAGAGGTCTGCCTGGTAGCCAGACTGCCCCCAGGCAGGAAGCCACACACAGCAATAACCCCCAGGCACTGCCTCTCATGAGCCAGCAGGTTACTGTAGGACACTCTGCCATGTCACACGGACTCACAACACAACAAGGACTGACTGCACCACAGGGTGCAGATACAAGAGCTTTGGCTGACCCTAATCACCTTTCACAGGCACACATGGCCCAGCAACATAGAACAGCAACAATCCAAACACCACCACAAGGCCTGGCCATGCAGACACAGCCTGTCATACATGGTGCCAATCACCCTCGCCAAGGAGGCACTGCTCCAATCCTGTACCCTTCGGCCCAGCCTAATCCCAGTAACCTAACCCAGGCTGCAGTTAAAGCCCACACTGAGAGAGCTCAAACATTTCAGAATCAGAAACAACAGACCTGGGCTGCCCTGCGTCATCCCGGTCCACAGGCTCGAGCTCCTGCTGCTGGGGCTCAGCATCCAccaactcctcctcctgttATACCCCTCGCACGGTTCCAGACCCTCCCCAAGGAACACACTCAGCACAAATCCCCAACTAGAGGTCCTCAGCCCCCCAGGCCTCCAGTCAACATACCAGTGGCTCAACGAAACTTACAAGTACAACAGCGGCCCAATGTGCAGCGCCATCCTGCCACCATGTCTGCCAACCGTCATCACCATCCTGGAAATGGACACATGCATGTCAGTGCACACAGGCATGCCCATGCCCATGCCCATGCCCATGCCCATGCCCATGCCCATGCCCATGCCCATTCCCGTGCCCATGCCCGTGGCAATGGGCACCCTGCCCACTTCACCAACCAACGACAG CAACAAGCTCATAGAGGGAGACCAAGATGA